A window of the Microbacterium sp. AZCO genome harbors these coding sequences:
- a CDS encoding SDR family oxidoreductase: MARMQRLDVRGRTTVVTGAASGMGAEVAYQLANRGAHLALIDRNAEGLDALRAKIALSPQATRGAEPVVTTHAVDLTDDAAVFALADEIEASHPHVQALVTCAGSSMLGDIDQLSMEEMRWLMDVNLWGTVNITKALLRALRREPAAHITHLVSIYGLAAPAGRIPYAMSKYAVRGFTESLKHELEDSTVSVGAIYPAGVKTAIVLRGRYAASIDPAVAQRAAEAAAAMYHTEPQDAARRIVEATIGRKARTMVGREARLVDVLSRVTPNGYWSFMRRPLRAAIDTRTPVA, translated from the coding sequence ATGGCGAGGATGCAGCGGCTCGACGTGCGCGGAAGGACCACCGTCGTCACGGGGGCGGCCAGCGGCATGGGAGCGGAGGTCGCATACCAGCTCGCGAATCGCGGAGCGCACCTCGCCCTTATCGACCGCAACGCCGAGGGGCTCGACGCCCTCAGGGCCAAGATCGCCCTCTCTCCGCAGGCGACGCGCGGAGCCGAGCCCGTCGTCACCACCCACGCCGTCGACCTCACCGACGATGCGGCCGTATTCGCGCTCGCCGACGAGATCGAGGCATCCCATCCCCACGTCCAGGCGCTCGTCACGTGCGCCGGATCCTCGATGCTCGGCGACATCGATCAGCTCTCGATGGAGGAGATGCGCTGGCTCATGGACGTCAACCTGTGGGGCACGGTGAACATCACCAAGGCGCTGCTGCGGGCCCTGCGGCGGGAGCCCGCGGCGCACATCACGCACCTCGTCTCGATCTACGGGCTTGCCGCCCCCGCCGGCCGCATCCCCTACGCCATGAGCAAGTACGCCGTGCGGGGCTTCACCGAGTCGCTCAAGCACGAGCTCGAGGATTCGACCGTGAGCGTCGGCGCGATCTACCCCGCGGGGGTCAAGACGGCGATCGTCCTGCGCGGCCGCTATGCGGCATCCATCGATCCGGCGGTCGCACAGCGGGCCGCAGAAGCAGCGGCCGCGATGTACCACACGGAGCCTCAGGATGCCGCGCGCCGCATCGTCGAGGCGACGATCGGCCGGAAGGCGAGAACGATGGTCGGGCGCGAGGCTCGGCTCGTCGACGTGCTCTCCCGCGTCACGCCCAACGGCTACTGGTCGTTCATGCGCCGGCCGCTGCGCGCCGCGATCGACACCCGCACCCCGGTGGCGTAG
- a CDS encoding immunoglobulin-like domain-containing protein: MRSGSTTIRRRTGRRGRRALASTLAGAVAITAFGLAAPTAAQAVDVPAPSAHYDMSHSGTSLLDVSGNGRNATLTSLTDSSFVKVGANDDVLRFKADGYASLPKGLVTGTDNDFTVEYTVTTQTAANHFGWVIGDGVGPWNTTTLGNHVFLSPDSAQAGYTNQVLAAIRVKGTDNGESRMPAGGGLNPGFTTLTMVGSGNTLTLYRDGAVISTLTHTKSMSSIIPSGNVLGYLGRSLYQGDPLLRADVTDVKFWDSALSAGQVTSSMPTATEKAASTDGIIRLDITPTVLGPNPSLDQVTSNLSLPASSNGIALTWASSNPAVVSTSGVVSRSISSDTPVTLTATTSLGTTIPLDVVVKAPNVAADLSAISLATRTTENLPLAIKGSANGAAITWTSSDPALVTPTNPSYTAPAVGAADPFAGGGIVTRPAYGSGDKNVTLTATATLNGQTQTRTFAVTVAEKGRSAPDAGYASAYFKSDSDEKIYQAATSGNDFFTFSPVNGGNAVITSTADTKGLRDPYILRSKDGDKYYMVATDLCISCGTGWGPAQSAGSLKIEVWESTDLVHWARTNGANTGITINKPEAGMTWAPEAYWDDALQSYVVFFSSRMYADSAHTNSDNLYARVFYVLTRDFKTFTYPPASWQDTGYARIDSTVTKIGDYYYRFTKNEESGAAGVLEAGKDIFLERSKVLTAPTTQSNWSADPNSTWQLLDTRMTSLETGQSGEGPEIVRLNAGDPNNNAAGDGYVFLVDNYGAGGYRAFVTSGSAISSSTQANRLSQRAEWNVRPVGGLPASPRHGAFVSVTQSVLDALHGWTNVAAVGSTTKLTADGRALTAKVTAADGGQVVGTVTFSGGSWSKTVTLSNASASVEAPAGVGSVTAHYDGYSDGLVSASTSSAVSLSLDISATAVTRCVTGKVTEGITVTNNDDVTATITIAGAYGSKTVSLAAGKSTSATFATRLVSITADQVSITAQSADGRSLSTTVTVAAAACS, translated from the coding sequence ATGAGATCAGGATCCACGACCATACGTCGGAGAACAGGGCGCAGGGGTCGCCGCGCGCTCGCGTCGACCCTCGCCGGCGCCGTCGCGATCACGGCGTTCGGGCTCGCCGCCCCGACGGCGGCGCAGGCGGTCGACGTCCCCGCTCCGAGCGCGCACTACGACATGTCGCACTCGGGCACGAGCCTGCTCGACGTGTCGGGCAACGGGCGCAATGCGACACTCACGAGCCTCACCGACTCGTCGTTCGTCAAGGTCGGTGCCAACGACGACGTGCTGCGGTTCAAGGCCGACGGGTACGCATCCCTGCCCAAGGGCCTCGTGACCGGCACCGACAACGACTTCACTGTCGAGTACACCGTCACGACGCAGACCGCCGCGAATCACTTCGGCTGGGTCATCGGCGACGGCGTGGGTCCGTGGAACACGACGACTCTGGGCAACCACGTCTTCCTGAGCCCCGACTCGGCCCAGGCCGGTTACACCAACCAGGTGCTCGCGGCGATCCGCGTGAAGGGGACGGACAACGGCGAGTCTCGGATGCCTGCGGGCGGGGGCCTCAACCCCGGCTTCACGACCCTCACGATGGTCGGCTCGGGCAACACGCTGACCCTCTACCGGGATGGCGCGGTCATCTCGACGCTGACCCACACGAAGTCGATGAGCTCGATCATCCCGTCCGGGAACGTGCTCGGCTACCTCGGCCGCTCGCTGTACCAGGGCGACCCCCTCCTGCGCGCCGACGTGACCGACGTGAAGTTCTGGGACTCCGCTCTCAGCGCCGGCCAGGTGACCTCGAGCATGCCGACGGCGACGGAGAAGGCGGCATCCACCGACGGCATCATCCGCCTCGACATCACGCCGACCGTCCTCGGCCCGAACCCGTCGCTCGACCAGGTGACGTCGAACCTCTCGCTCCCGGCATCCTCCAACGGCATCGCGCTGACGTGGGCGAGCTCGAACCCCGCGGTCGTGTCGACGTCGGGCGTCGTCTCGCGCTCGATCTCGAGCGACACCCCGGTGACGCTGACCGCGACGACGTCGCTCGGCACGACCATCCCGCTCGACGTGGTGGTCAAGGCGCCGAACGTCGCGGCCGACCTCAGCGCGATCAGCCTGGCGACCCGTACGACCGAGAACCTGCCGCTCGCGATCAAGGGCTCGGCCAACGGCGCCGCGATCACGTGGACCTCTTCCGACCCCGCTCTCGTCACGCCGACGAACCCCTCGTACACGGCGCCCGCCGTCGGGGCGGCCGACCCGTTCGCGGGCGGCGGCATCGTGACGCGTCCCGCCTACGGCTCGGGCGACAAGAACGTCACGCTCACCGCGACCGCGACACTCAACGGCCAGACGCAGACGCGCACCTTCGCGGTGACCGTCGCGGAGAAGGGTCGCTCGGCCCCCGACGCCGGCTACGCCTCGGCGTACTTCAAGTCGGACTCGGACGAGAAGATCTACCAGGCGGCGACGTCGGGCAACGACTTCTTCACGTTCTCGCCCGTCAACGGCGGAAACGCCGTCATCACGTCGACGGCCGACACGAAGGGCCTCCGCGACCCGTACATCCTCCGCTCGAAGGACGGCGACAAGTACTACATGGTCGCCACCGACCTGTGCATCAGCTGCGGCACCGGCTGGGGACCCGCGCAGTCGGCGGGCAGCCTCAAGATCGAGGTCTGGGAGTCGACCGACCTCGTGCACTGGGCGCGCACCAACGGCGCGAACACGGGCATCACGATCAACAAGCCCGAGGCCGGCATGACCTGGGCGCCCGAGGCGTACTGGGACGACGCGCTGCAGTCGTACGTCGTGTTCTTCTCGTCTCGCATGTACGCGGACTCGGCGCACACGAACAGTGACAACCTCTACGCCCGGGTCTTCTACGTCCTGACGCGCGACTTCAAGACGTTCACGTACCCGCCCGCGTCGTGGCAGGACACCGGCTACGCGCGGATCGACTCGACCGTCACGAAGATCGGCGACTACTACTACCGCTTCACGAAGAACGAGGAGAGCGGCGCCGCGGGTGTGCTGGAGGCCGGCAAGGACATCTTCCTCGAGCGTTCCAAGGTGCTCACGGCGCCGACGACGCAGTCGAACTGGTCGGCCGACCCGAACTCGACGTGGCAGCTGCTCGACACCCGCATGACGAGCCTCGAGACGGGCCAGTCGGGCGAGGGCCCCGAGATCGTCAGGCTCAACGCGGGCGACCCCAACAACAATGCGGCCGGCGACGGCTACGTGTTCCTCGTCGACAACTACGGCGCCGGCGGCTACCGGGCGTTCGTGACCAGCGGCTCGGCGATCTCGTCCAGCACGCAGGCGAACCGCCTCTCGCAGCGTGCCGAGTGGAACGTGCGTCCCGTCGGCGGCCTGCCCGCGAGCCCGCGCCACGGCGCGTTCGTGAGCGTCACGCAGTCGGTGCTCGACGCACTGCACGGCTGGACGAACGTCGCCGCCGTCGGCTCGACCACGAAGCTCACGGCCGACGGCCGCGCGCTGACCGCGAAGGTGACGGCCGCGGACGGCGGCCAGGTCGTCGGAACCGTCACGTTCTCGGGCGGCTCGTGGAGCAAGACGGTGACGCTCAGCAACGCGAGCGCCTCGGTCGAAGCGCCCGCGGGCGTCGGCAGCGTCACGGCGCACTACGACGGGTACAGTGACGGGCTCGTGAGCGCGTCGACGTCGTCGGCGGTCTCGCTGTCGCTCGACATCTCGGCGACGGCGGTGACCCGCTGCGTCACGGGCAAGGTGACCGAGGGCATCACGGTGACGAACAACGACGACGTGACCGCGACGATCACGATCGCCGGCGCCTACGGCTCCAAGACCGTGTCGCTCGCGGCCGGCAAGAGCACGTCGGCGACCTTCGCGACGCGTCTCGTCTCGATCACGGCCGACCAGGTCTCGATCACGGCGCAGTCCGCCGACGGTCGCAGCCTCAGCACCACCGTCACGGTGGCGGCCGCCGCCTGCAGCTGA
- a CDS encoding sugar ABC transporter permease — protein MSAPRTLAESVPPAADLPESRQPQQVNRFSGLWERSQTLIPTLAALVLLFGMLIYAEIAYGRVFHAGTMSSLLVSFAPTIILAVGMTIVIISGGIDLSVGAVVAFTSVAGVMLMNIGVNGWLAMLLMIVFGGLFGLISGVMIQYFNVQPFIATLAMMFLARGLASILSTTPVIAPEDSPILLLATDWKIIDGPKVNDFTITPGLLIAVLVVIGGMFFMHRSRSGRTVYAIGGSESSAKLMGLPVARTRVWIYVVSGALAGLAAIVYTAEVGGKAQNVTGIGWELDAIAAVVIGGTLLTGGYGYVLGSIVGVFVLAALRLIITKDGTINPEYLTIITGAVLLVFVLLQRALTRRRTS, from the coding sequence ATGAGCGCCCCGCGCACACTCGCCGAGTCCGTTCCGCCGGCAGCCGATCTCCCCGAGAGCAGGCAGCCCCAGCAGGTCAATCGATTCTCCGGGCTCTGGGAGCGCAGCCAGACGCTGATCCCGACGCTCGCCGCCCTCGTGCTGCTCTTCGGCATGCTCATCTACGCCGAGATCGCCTACGGCCGCGTCTTCCACGCCGGCACGATGTCGAGCCTCCTCGTGAGCTTCGCGCCGACGATCATCCTCGCGGTCGGCATGACGATCGTCATCATCTCCGGCGGCATCGACCTGTCGGTCGGCGCCGTGGTCGCCTTCACGTCGGTGGCCGGCGTCATGCTGATGAACATCGGCGTCAACGGGTGGCTCGCGATGTTGCTGATGATCGTGTTCGGCGGCCTGTTCGGCCTCATCTCGGGCGTCATGATCCAGTACTTCAACGTGCAGCCGTTCATCGCGACGCTCGCGATGATGTTCCTCGCCCGTGGCCTCGCCTCGATCCTGTCGACGACGCCGGTCATCGCTCCCGAGGATTCGCCGATCCTCCTGCTCGCGACCGACTGGAAGATCATCGACGGGCCGAAGGTCAACGACTTCACGATCACGCCCGGCCTGCTCATCGCGGTGCTCGTGGTCATCGGCGGCATGTTCTTCATGCACCGCTCGCGTTCGGGCCGCACCGTCTACGCGATCGGCGGCAGCGAGTCGTCGGCCAAGCTGATGGGCCTCCCGGTCGCCCGCACGCGGGTGTGGATCTACGTCGTCTCGGGCGCTCTCGCCGGCCTCGCGGCCATCGTCTACACCGCCGAGGTCGGCGGCAAGGCGCAGAACGTGACCGGCATCGGCTGGGAGCTCGACGCCATCGCCGCGGTCGTGATCGGCGGCACGCTCCTCACGGGCGGCTACGGCTACGTGCTCGGATCGATCGTCGGCGTCTTCGTGCTCGCGGCGCTGCGCCTCATCATCACGAAGGACGGCACGATCAACCCCGAATACCTCACCATCATCACCGGCGCCGTGCTGCTCGTCTTCGTGCTGCTGCAGCGTGCGCTCACCCGACGAAGGACCAGTTGA
- a CDS encoding L-ribulose-5-phosphate 4-epimerase, translating into MSNAEIEAAIQKVREDVSALHAELVRYGLIVWTGGNVSGRVPGADLFVIKPSGVSYDDLRPDNMILCDLDGNVVPGTPGSERSPSSDTAAHAYVYRNMPQVGGVVHTHSTYAVAWAARGEEIPCVITAMADEFGGPIPIGPFAIIGDDSIGRGIVETLTGHRSRAVLMQNHGPFTIGVDAKDAVKAAVMVEDVARTVHLAREAGPLIPIPQQAIDSLFDRYQNVYGQSGDARR; encoded by the coding sequence ATGTCGAACGCGGAAATCGAAGCGGCGATCCAGAAGGTCCGTGAGGACGTCTCGGCCCTGCACGCGGAGCTGGTCCGGTACGGGCTGATCGTGTGGACGGGTGGGAACGTGTCGGGACGGGTGCCCGGTGCCGACCTGTTCGTGATCAAGCCGTCGGGGGTGTCGTACGACGACCTGCGGCCGGACAACATGATCCTGTGCGATCTGGACGGCAACGTCGTTCCGGGCACGCCCGGCAGTGAGCGGTCGCCGAGCTCGGACACGGCGGCGCACGCGTACGTGTACCGCAACATGCCGCAGGTCGGGGGAGTGGTGCACACGCACTCCACTTATGCGGTCGCGTGGGCGGCGCGGGGCGAGGAGATCCCGTGCGTCATCACGGCGATGGCGGATGAGTTCGGCGGGCCGATCCCGATCGGCCCGTTCGCGATCATCGGCGACGACTCGATCGGCCGCGGCATCGTCGAGACCCTGACCGGGCACCGTTCGCGGGCGGTGCTGATGCAGAACCACGGGCCGTTCACGATCGGGGTCGACGCGAAGGACGCCGTGAAGGCGGCCGTCATGGTCGAGGACGTGGCCCGCACGGTGCATCTGGCGCGGGAGGCGGGTCCGCTCATCCCGATCCCGCAGCAGGCGATCGACAGCCTGTTCGACCGCTACCAGAACGTGTACGGGCAGAGCGGGGACGCGCGCCGATGA
- the araA gene encoding L-arabinose isomerase: MSRTPLSTSLDSYEVWFVTGSQDLYGEETLAQVAEQSQAVAQGLAGLPVKVVWKPVLKDSDSIRRLALDVNARDEVIGVIAWMHTFSPAKMWIAGLDALQKPLLHLHTQANVELPWADIDFDFMNLNQAAHGDREFGYIQTRLGVARKTVVGHVSNPAVRQQVEDWQRASAGWAASRSLKLARFGDNMRYVAVTEGDKTEAELRFGVQVNTWGVNELAERVAAATDAEIDQLVQVYLDEYDVVDELKPGGERHQSLRDGAAIEVGLRSFLEEGGFGAFTTSFEDLGALTQLPGLAVQRLMADGYGFGAEGDWKTAILVRIANVMGSGLPGGASLMEDYTYDLVAGDEKILGAHMLEVAPTLSSQKARLEIHPLGIGGKDDPVRLVFTADPGPAVVVAMSDMRDRFRLVANVVENVDAPDLPNLPVGRAVWKPAPDFATSAACWLAAGAAHHTVMTTQVGIEVFRDFAEIAGTELVVIDEDTTVRGFQRELRWNQAYYRLAQGL; the protein is encoded by the coding sequence ATGTCCCGTACACCTCTGTCCACCTCGCTCGACTCGTATGAGGTCTGGTTCGTCACCGGCAGCCAGGACCTCTACGGAGAGGAGACGCTGGCGCAGGTCGCCGAGCAGTCGCAGGCGGTCGCGCAGGGGCTCGCGGGTCTTCCGGTGAAGGTCGTGTGGAAGCCGGTGCTGAAGGACTCCGACTCCATCCGCCGCCTCGCGCTCGACGTCAACGCGCGCGACGAGGTCATCGGCGTGATCGCGTGGATGCACACGTTCAGCCCCGCGAAGATGTGGATCGCGGGCCTGGATGCGCTGCAGAAGCCGCTGCTGCACCTGCACACGCAGGCCAACGTCGAGCTGCCGTGGGCGGACATCGACTTCGACTTCATGAACCTGAACCAGGCCGCGCACGGCGACCGCGAGTTCGGCTACATCCAGACCCGTCTCGGGGTGGCGCGCAAGACGGTCGTCGGGCACGTGTCCAACCCGGCCGTGCGGCAGCAGGTCGAGGACTGGCAGCGCGCGTCGGCCGGCTGGGCCGCGTCGCGGTCGCTGAAGCTGGCCCGGTTCGGCGACAACATGCGCTACGTCGCGGTCACCGAGGGCGACAAGACCGAGGCCGAGCTGCGGTTCGGCGTGCAGGTGAACACGTGGGGCGTCAACGAGCTCGCCGAACGGGTCGCCGCCGCGACGGATGCCGAGATCGACCAGCTCGTGCAGGTCTACCTCGACGAGTACGACGTCGTGGACGAGCTCAAGCCGGGAGGGGAGCGGCACCAGTCGCTGCGCGACGGCGCGGCGATCGAGGTCGGGCTGCGCTCGTTCCTGGAGGAGGGCGGCTTCGGCGCCTTCACGACGTCGTTCGAGGACCTCGGCGCGCTCACGCAGCTGCCCGGTCTCGCGGTGCAGCGGCTCATGGCCGACGGGTACGGGTTCGGCGCCGAGGGCGACTGGAAGACCGCGATCCTCGTCCGCATCGCGAACGTGATGGGGTCGGGTCTGCCCGGCGGCGCATCGCTGATGGAGGACTACACCTACGACCTCGTCGCCGGCGACGAGAAGATCCTCGGCGCGCACATGCTCGAAGTCGCCCCGACCCTGAGCTCGCAAAAGGCGCGGCTGGAGATCCACCCGCTCGGCATCGGCGGCAAGGACGACCCGGTCCGCCTGGTGTTCACCGCCGACCCCGGCCCCGCCGTCGTGGTGGCCATGTCGGACATGCGCGACCGGTTCCGGCTCGTCGCGAACGTCGTCGAGAACGTCGACGCCCCCGACCTCCCCAACCTCCCCGTGGGCCGTGCCGTGTGGAAGCCCGCCCCCGACTTCGCCACCAGCGCCGCCTGCTGGCTCGCCGCCGGCGCCGCGCACCACACCGTCATGACCACCCAGGTCGGCATCGAGGTGTTCCGCGACTTCGCCGAGATCGCCGGCACCGAGCTCGTCGTCATCGACGAGGACACCACGGTCCGCGGCTTCCAGCGCGAACTGCGCTGGAACCAGGCGTACTACCGACTCGCCCAAGGCCTCTGA
- a CDS encoding DUF4383 domain-containing protein, which translates to MRSSPNRLVATIFGAVYLLVGLLGFAVTPTVSFISTEGGLLLGIFEVNPFHNVAHLLIGAALLAAGLLSVKGAKVVNIVVGAAYLLLGIVGFFLVGTAFNVLALNTPDHFLHLASAIVLLGVGLAADRGPQLSGRTA; encoded by the coding sequence ATGCGCTCGTCACCGAACCGGCTCGTCGCCACGATCTTCGGCGCCGTCTACCTTCTGGTCGGACTGCTCGGATTCGCCGTCACACCCACCGTCTCCTTCATCTCGACAGAGGGTGGACTGCTCCTCGGCATCTTCGAGGTCAACCCCTTCCACAACGTCGCGCATCTGCTGATCGGCGCCGCGCTGCTCGCCGCGGGACTCCTGTCGGTGAAGGGGGCGAAGGTCGTCAACATCGTCGTCGGCGCCGCCTACCTGCTGCTCGGCATCGTCGGGTTCTTCCTCGTGGGCACGGCATTCAACGTGCTCGCGCTCAACACCCCCGACCACTTCCTGCACCTCGCCAGCGCGATCGTGCTGCTGGGTGTCGGGCTCGCGGCCGATCGCGGGCCGCAGCTGTCGGGCCGCACGGCCTGA
- a CDS encoding FGGY-family carbohydrate kinase, whose amino-acid sequence MTAELTTDAAAAAIREGRTALGIEFGSTRIKACLVDADNPATVLAVGSHEWENEFVGRSWTYSLESVWAGVQDAYAGLVADVKAHYGATLETVGAIGVSAMMHGYLAFDEAGELLVPFRTWRNTNTERSAAVLSELFGVNIPLRWSIAHLYQAVLDEEPHIGKVDFFTTLAGYVHWKLTGRKVLGVGDASGMFPIDPATRNYDQAMVEKFDRLVSERAYGLRVTALLPEVLLAGQDAGSLTTEGAVLLDPTGALRPGSPLCPPEGDAGTGMVATESVAPRTGNVSAGTSIFAMVVLERPLSRVHHELDVVTTPAGDPVAMVHCNNGASELASWVGLFQRFVAVAGGELDADEVFEVLFREALDGDPDAGGLLAYNHLAGEPIAGLPEGRPLFVRTPESRFTLANFMRAQLYGVFGTLALGMRVLEGEGVALDRMFAHGGVFRTAGVAQRFLAGALGAPVAVGETAAEGGAWGIAVLAAYLGSASDLDLGAYLRTRVFADAAIDVVEPDPEDVPGFAAYLSHYRAGLAVESAAVTAL is encoded by the coding sequence ATGACCGCTGAGTTGACGACGGATGCCGCGGCCGCGGCGATCCGCGAGGGCCGCACGGCGCTCGGCATAGAGTTCGGCTCGACGCGCATCAAGGCGTGCCTCGTCGACGCAGACAACCCGGCGACCGTCCTCGCCGTGGGTAGCCACGAGTGGGAGAACGAGTTCGTCGGCCGCAGCTGGACGTACTCTCTGGAGTCGGTGTGGGCGGGGGTGCAGGATGCCTACGCCGGCCTGGTCGCCGACGTGAAGGCCCACTACGGCGCGACCCTCGAGACGGTCGGCGCGATCGGCGTCTCCGCAATGATGCACGGCTACCTCGCGTTCGACGAGGCGGGGGAGCTGCTGGTCCCGTTCCGCACGTGGCGCAACACGAACACCGAGCGGTCGGCGGCGGTGCTGTCGGAGCTGTTCGGGGTGAACATCCCGCTGCGCTGGTCGATCGCGCACCTGTACCAGGCGGTCCTCGACGAGGAGCCGCACATCGGCAAGGTCGACTTCTTCACGACCCTGGCGGGCTACGTGCACTGGAAGCTCACCGGCCGCAAGGTGCTCGGTGTCGGCGACGCGTCGGGCATGTTCCCCATCGACCCCGCCACTCGGAATTACGACCAGGCGATGGTGGAGAAGTTCGACCGGCTGGTGTCGGAGCGCGCGTACGGCCTGCGGGTCACCGCGCTCCTCCCCGAGGTGCTGCTCGCGGGCCAGGATGCCGGAAGCCTCACGACGGAGGGTGCGGTCCTCCTGGATCCGACCGGCGCGCTGCGGCCCGGGTCGCCGCTGTGCCCGCCCGAGGGCGACGCCGGCACCGGCATGGTCGCGACCGAGTCCGTCGCGCCGCGCACCGGCAACGTCAGCGCCGGCACGAGCATCTTCGCGATGGTCGTGCTGGAGCGCCCGCTCTCGCGCGTGCACCACGAGCTGGACGTCGTGACCACGCCTGCGGGCGACCCGGTCGCGATGGTGCACTGCAACAACGGCGCAAGCGAGCTGGCGTCCTGGGTGGGACTGTTCCAGCGCTTCGTCGCCGTCGCGGGCGGCGAGCTCGACGCCGACGAGGTGTTCGAGGTGCTGTTCCGCGAGGCGCTGGACGGCGACCCCGACGCGGGCGGCCTGCTCGCCTACAACCACCTCGCGGGAGAGCCGATCGCTGGCCTGCCCGAGGGTCGGCCGCTGTTCGTGCGCACACCCGAGAGCCGGTTCACACTGGCGAACTTCATGCGCGCGCAGCTGTACGGCGTGTTCGGCACCCTCGCGCTCGGCATGCGCGTACTCGAGGGGGAGGGCGTCGCGCTGGACCGCATGTTCGCGCACGGCGGCGTCTTCCGCACCGCCGGCGTCGCGCAGCGCTTCCTCGCCGGTGCGCTGGGCGCGCCCGTCGCGGTCGGCGAGACGGCGGCGGAAGGCGGAGCGTGGGGCATCGCGGTGCTCGCCGCGTACCTCGGCTCGGCATCCGACCTCGACCTCGGCGCCTACCTGCGCACCCGGGTGTTCGCGGACGCGGCGATCGACGTCGTCGAGCCCGACCCCGAGGACGTGCCCGGCTTCGCGGCCTACCTCTCCCACTACCGTGCAGGCCTGGCGGTCGAATCCGCCGCCGTGACCGCTCTCTGA
- a CDS encoding YdeI/OmpD-associated family protein: protein MRFETTMAVMGNNTGIPVPPEVIEALGGGKRPAVLVTVNGYEYRSTVGVMGGQSLIPFSSDKRAATGITGGDAITVDLELDTAPRTVEVPDDLAAALAAAGLRDGFDQLSPSQRKAHVTSVESAKAPETRARRVDAVVAKLSA, encoded by the coding sequence GTGCGATTCGAGACGACGATGGCCGTGATGGGCAACAACACCGGCATCCCGGTTCCTCCCGAGGTGATCGAGGCGCTCGGCGGCGGCAAGCGTCCCGCCGTCCTCGTGACGGTGAACGGGTACGAGTACCGCAGCACGGTCGGCGTGATGGGCGGCCAGTCGCTCATCCCGTTCAGCTCCGACAAGCGAGCCGCGACGGGCATCACGGGCGGCGACGCGATCACGGTCGACCTCGAGCTCGACACCGCGCCCCGCACGGTGGAGGTGCCGGACGACCTCGCGGCCGCTCTCGCCGCAGCGGGACTGCGCGACGGGTTCGACCAGCTCTCGCCGAGCCAGCGGAAGGCGCACGTCACGAGCGTCGAGTCGGCGAAGGCGCCCGAGACGCGTGCCCGTCGCGTCGACGCCGTCGTGGCGAAGCTCTCCGCCTGA
- a CDS encoding aldose 1-epimerase family protein yields MARTPISGTQHTLRAGPYEAVIASIGASLRILRHEGRDLVVPFEADELRPGYRGTTLAPWPNRVVDGVYTFAGVEYELALTEPKRGHALHGLASWLDFQVTDAGSDHVTLAATVEPQAGYPWRVEVTTTFALGADGLTQTVRARNDSAEPAPWGTGPHPYLVAGESALDEWTFELPAEEVLLVTDDRLIPTELRPVDADDAARFDYRDARPIGAAEIDHAYSGLVRDAAGFATVRLTDAAGTGVQLVWDAACPWVQIHTADLPAGPSHPAHRAGLAVEPMTCAPDAFNAADYSYDAGLIVLEPAAESTASWRIAAL; encoded by the coding sequence ATGGCACGCACCCCGATCTCCGGCACCCAGCACACGCTCCGCGCCGGACCCTACGAGGCCGTGATCGCGAGCATCGGCGCGTCGCTGCGCATCCTCCGCCACGAGGGCCGTGACCTCGTCGTGCCGTTCGAGGCCGACGAGCTGCGGCCCGGCTACCGCGGCACGACGCTCGCCCCGTGGCCGAACAGGGTCGTCGACGGCGTGTACACCTTCGCCGGCGTCGAGTACGAGCTGGCGCTCACCGAGCCCAAGCGCGGTCACGCGCTGCACGGCCTCGCGTCGTGGCTCGACTTCCAGGTGACCGATGCCGGGTCCGACCACGTCACCCTCGCCGCGACCGTCGAGCCCCAGGCCGGCTACCCGTGGCGGGTCGAGGTGACGACGACGTTCGCGCTCGGCGCCGACGGCCTCACCCAGACCGTGCGTGCCCGCAACGACAGTGCCGAGCCGGCGCCGTGGGGGACCGGCCCCCACCCCTATCTCGTCGCGGGCGAGTCCGCCCTCGACGAGTGGACGTTCGAGCTGCCGGCGGAGGAGGTGCTCCTCGTCACGGACGACCGTCTCATCCCGACGGAGCTTCGTCCCGTGGATGCCGACGACGCCGCGCGCTTCGATTACCGCGACGCCCGCCCGATCGGGGCCGCCGAGATCGACCACGCGTACTCGGGGCTCGTGCGAGACGCCGCCGGCTTCGCGACGGTTCGATTGACGGATGCTGCGGGCACGGGCGTGCAGCTCGTGTGGGATGCGGCCTGCCCCTGGGTGCAGATCCACACCGCCGACCTTCCGGCCGGCCCGAGCCACCCGGCGCACCGCGCGGGTCTCGCCGTCGAGCCGATGACGTGCGCCCCCGACGCCTTCAACGCCGCGGACTACTCCTACGACGCGGGCCTCATCGTGCTCGAGCCCGCGGCGGAGTCGACCGCGTCCTGGCGCATCGCCGCCCTCTGA